From Streptomyces sp. SAI-135:
TTGACGGCGGCCTGGGCGGTGTTGGTGACGATGCCCAGCTCGTAGAAGGCGGACGCGTCGATGCTGGACACGCGGTGCTTGGCCCTCGTCGCCGAGATGACGCCCTCCACCGTGGAGTCCTCGAAGGTCAGCACCATGTTCTTGCCCTTGCGCATGCCGTTGTAGAAGTCGCCCTTCAGTGCGATGGAAGTGAAGGAGGCGGCTCCGTCGGAGGTGTGGATGGTCGTGGTGTCGAAGGAGGAGTCCTTCGCCGGGTCGCCGGTCGGCTCGGTGTAGACGCCGACGTTCAGCATCTTGCCGTCGACGTTGACCGGGCCCGGGTCGTCCAGCTCGATCATCTGCAGGATGACGCCGTCGCGCGGGTTGAGCCGGGCGCCCTGGGAGCCGTCGACGGTGATGGCGGTCTGCTGGCCCTTGTTGAGGAACGTGGCCCGCTCGGAGTTGACGACGGTGCCGCCGTCCAGGGTGAGCGTCCCGGCACCGAAGAACATGTAACCGAAGTGCCCGGAGTTCACGGTCGTGCTGCGCTCCGGGATGGCCGCCAGCTCGGCCGTGCCGAGGCCGAGCCCGAGCTCGGTGTTGAGCGCGGTGACGGCCTTCGCGCTGCTGTCGCCGTAGTGCACGACCGCCGCGGGGCCCGCGATGATGGTCGCGTAACTGCCCACGTCGAAGCGGGAGCCGAGGACGCGGACGGTGGCGTCGCCGATGGCGTAGGTTCCGTAGCCGTACGCACCGGTGTTGCCGACGTGGCTGTTGATCGCGGTCAGCTTGAGCCCGCTGCCGCCCTCGACCGACAGGGCTCCCCATGTCTCCGAGAACACGGTGGAGTTGATGTAGGTGGCAGTGCTGTTCTCGCCGATCAGGTTGGTGGCGCGGACGTTTCCGTCGAGTCCGAGCATCCACGGCACCGACTCCATGTACGGCGTCTCGACGGTGGCCTGGTAGTCGGCGGGGAGTTCGCCGTTGCGGCAGCGGATCGAGGAGTTCTTGACGACGACGGTGGCGCCGTCGTTGGAGATGACGCCGGTGCGCACCACGCCCTTGGTGCTGACGCGGGCGCCGTCCACGACGAGCTTGGTGGCGGAACCGTCGCCGACGACCGCGGCGCCGTACCCGGCGAAGTCGCAACGGCCGTTGCCGCGCAGGGAGATGGTGGTCCGGTCCAGGGTGTAGGCGGCGTCCTGCACGAACACGCCGTCGAAGCACTCGCCGGTCGAGGTGATCGACACGTTGCGGGCGGCGGAGTCGGTGAGCCGGCCGCCCAGCACCGCGGACAGGACGGACCTGTCGCGGTCGACGCCGTCGCCGTCGACAAACAGGGCCTGGCGGAAGGGAAAGGTGAGCGTCTCGTACGTCACCTCGTTGGCCTCGGCCACCGTGAGGACGACATCGCCGCGGTAGCTGCCCGGCTGGATGAGCGTGACGGTGCCGCCGGTCTCAGTCAGCAGCTGGCCGGTCTCCACGCCGTCCACGGTCATGGTGAGGCTGTGACCGTCCGGGGCGACGATCGTCCCGCCCTCCGCGATCGTCAGCCGGCTCACCCGGGCGGTCGCCGGGAGCTCGTACGTCTCTCCGGAGCCGACGGAGATCTGCTTGCCGGTCGTCTTCGGCGCGGCGGTGGCGGAGGCGGCCGGGACCAGCAGGGCTCCTGCCGTTGCCGTGCCGGCGACCAGGAGGGAGCGTCGGGTGATCAGCGTCATTTCATGCCTTCCCACGGTTCTGGTGCGTCGTCGCGCAGCGTGACTGGTCCGCCGTCGCGACGGGGTCGACGACGGCTCGGAAAAGGGCACCTGGCTGCGCACGAGGGAGTGAAGCAGCCTTGGGGAGCAGGGAATAGGCGCTGCGCACACGCATGCCGGAACCCGATGCCTGAGATCGGGCGGCCGGTTCCATGGCGGTCACACAGAGTGGGCACAGGGCGGTGCCGGGGCCGCGCACGACGGCGAGGCGGGCGGCGCGCACGCCGTCCACCTCGCCGTTCGTGTTCCGTTGTGGTTACGCCGGTGCGATCATCCCCGCCGACAGGTCGATATCGGCCCCGCACAGGCCGGGCATCGCCAGCATCGCCAGGAGGGACCGGGCCACCTCGTCCTCCTCGACAAGACGGCCGAGCGCGGCTCGGGAGGCGAAGTCGCGTTCGGCCTCCTCGACGGTGCAGCCGGTCAGTTCGGCCGTGAGCCGGAAGTTGCGGTCCATGCGCGGACCGCGCACCGGCCCCGGGGAGAGGGAGTTGACGGAGATCCCCAGCGGGCCGACTTCACCCGCCAGCGTCCGGGTGAGCCCCAGCAGCGCCATCTTGGAGGCGGTGTAGGGGGTGCGGTTGAGCAGCGGGCGTTTGCCGCTGACCGAGGCGACATTGACGACGTCACCCCGGCCGGCCGCGATCATCGGCGGCAGGAAGGCCCGGCACATGAGGTAGACGCCGCGGACGTTGACCGCGAATACGCCGTCCCACTCGTCGGGTCCGATGTCGATAAGCGGACGCACCGGGCCCGCGACGCCGGCGTTGTTGACGAGCAACGAGACGTCCTCACCGGCCAGTTCCGCTGTGAGGGTGTCCACCGACGACGGATCGGAGACGTCGCACACCGCCGTGCGGGCCTCGCCGCCGTCCTTGGCCACTTGCTCCGCCGCGTCCGCGAGGGCCCGCTCGCCGCGGCCGACGAGGACGACCCGCGCGCCCGCGCCCGTGAGCGCCAGCGCGAACGCCCGCCCGAGCGGTCCGCCGCCGCCGGTGACGAGCGCCGTTCGGCCGACGAGCGTCATGCGGTGTTCCAGGGCAGCTCGTCCCCGGCGGCCCGCGCCGCCCGTACGTCCCCGGAGCGCGCGTGTCCCTCGAACAGCTCGACCCGCGAGGCCCGTCCGCACACCCGGCCGAGCAGGGCCTGCGAGGCGGTGTCGGTGACCTCCTGGTAGGTCACCGTCTTGAGGTACTTGCCCACCCACAGGCCGCCGGTGTAGCGGGCGGCGCCCCGGGTCGGCAGCACGTGGTTGGTGCCGATCACCTTGTCGCCGAAGGACACGCAAGTGCCCTCGCCGAGGAAGAGGGCCCCGTACTGGGTCATCCTCTCCAGCGCGAGCCGCGGCTCGGCGGTCAGCACCTCCACGTGCTCGAAGGCGAACTCGTCTGCGAGCGCGTACAGTTCGTCGACCGAGTCGACGACGTGGACCTCGCCGTGGTCGCGCCAGGCGGGCTCGGCGAAGTCGCGGGTCGGCATGCCGGGCACCAGCCGCTCGACCTCGGCGAGGGTCTGCTCGGCGACCTTGCGGGAGGTGCTGATCAGCACGGCCGGGGAGTCGGGGCCGTGCTCGGCCTGGGAGAGCAGGTCGACGGCGCAGACGAACGGGTCGGCCTGCTCGTCCGCCAGGACCAGGATCTCGGTGGGCCCCGCGAACAGGTCGATGCCGATCTGGCCGAACAGCTGTCGCTTGGCCTCGGCCACGTAAGCGTTTCCGGGCCCTGCGATCAGATTGACCGGGCGCATCGAGTCGGTGCCGACGGCCATGGCGGCCACCGCCTGCACCCCGCCGAGCAGCCAGATCTCGTCCGCGCCCGCCAGATGCATGGCGGCGACGGTCGCGGCCGGGATCTCGCCGCGGATGGGCGGCGTGCAGGCGACCACGCGCGGCACCCCGGCCACCTTGGCCGTGACGATGGTCATGTGGGCGGAGGCGGTCAGCGGGTAGCGTCCGCCCGGGATGTAGGCGCCGGCGGCCTGGACGGGGACGTGCTTCTGCCCGAGCCGCACGCCCGGCAGGGTCTCCACCTCGAACTCGCGAAGGGAGTCGAGCTGGTGGCGGGCGAAGGAGCGCACCTGGTCCTGGACGAACCGGATGTCGTCGATGACCTGCTGCGGCACCGACGCGACGATCTTCTCGACCTCCTCGTCGCTGAGCCGGAAGGAGCCGGGGCTCCAGTCGTCGAACTTCTCGGAGTACGCGCGCACGGCCGCGTCCCCGCGCTCGCGGATGTCCGCGATCACGCCGGCCACGGTCTCGCGGACCTGGTCGAGGGAGGCGGCGACCTGCGCCTTCGGCACGGCATGCTTCAGGATCTCTGCCACAACTGCGGCCTTTCTGCGGGTAATCGGATCAGACGGGGGGCGCTGCGAAGAGCACGTCGGGGTCGTTGAACTGCTCCTTGGCGACCGATTCGCTCATCGGGTCGGCGGTGCCCCACTGGTCCTGGGTGAGCGGGTCGTCGACGTCGTGCCGGCCCGGGTGCCACAGGTCCTCTTCGAGGACGGCGAGTTCGGTGGTGTACTCCACGGTGTTGCCGTGCGGGTCGTGGAAGTAGGAGAAGGTGTTGTCGCCGGCAAGGTGGCGGCCCGGCCCCCAGGTCAGCCGGGTCCCGGCGCGCAGCGCCCGGCCCGTGCCGCGCATGTACTCCTCCACCCCGCGCATCTCGAACGAGGCGTGGTGCAGGGAGACGTGGGGTCCGCGGGCGATGGCGAAGGAGTGGTGCAGCGGGCTGCACCGCAGGAAGTACATGAGGTCGCCCATGTGCGTGGAGTACAGGGTGTCGGTGAGCCGGAAGCCGAGGTGCTCGACGTAGAAGTCGCGCAGTGCCTCGGGGTTCCGGGAGTTGACGACGCAGTGGGAGAGCCGTACCGGAACAGCCTCCCGTTCCTCGACCTTGCGGTGGGCGCGGGTGGCGACGTCCGCGGAGACCTCGACGACCCGGCCGTCCGGGTCGAAGAACCGCAGCCCGTAGCCGCCGCCCGGGGTGTCCAAGTCCGTGGGCTCGTGGACGAGTTGGACGCCCGTCCGGCCGAGCCGCAGCGCCAGCTCGTCCACCGCCGCCGGCGACACCGCCCCGAAGGCCACCAGGTCCATGCGCTTGCGCTGGTCCTCGCGGACGCGCACGACGTACTGCTCGGGGCTGCCCTCGGCTGCGAAGAAGGCGATCCCGCTGTCGTTCGCCACTTCCGTCAGGCCCCAGGTGGTGCCGAAGAAGGTCCGCTGCCGCTCGAAGTCCGGTACGGCCAGGTCGACATGGCGCAGATGGGTGATGGGCTGGAAGCTCATGCGTGGCTCCTGACAGTGTTGCGCTGGAGGCCCAGTCCCGTGATCTCCGCCTCCACGACGTCTCCCGGCGCGAGGAAGACGCCCCAGTGCGCGCCGTTGCCGGCCGGGGAGCCGGTCAGCAGCAGGTCGCCCGGGAGCAGGGTGGTGGTCGTGGAGACGTAGGCGATGAGCCGCGGGATGTCGAAGATCATGTCCTTGGTGGACTCGTCCTGCCGGACCACGCCGTTGTGGCGCAGGGTGATCCGCAGGTCGTTCGGGTCGCCGACGAAGGCGGCCGGGACGAGGAAGGGGCCGGTGGGCAGGAAGGTGTCGGCGTTCTTGGCCGTGAACCAGTCGGTGCCGATGGCCTTCAGGTCGGGCCGGTAGAGGCGGTCGCGGGTGGTGAGATCGTTGCAGATGGTGTAGGCGGCCACGTGGCCCAGCGCCTCGTCGGCAGGGATGTCGCGGCCCGCCTTCCCGATGACCAGGGCGAGTTCGAGCTCCCAGTCGTGCTGCTCGCCGAGCGCCGGGAGCACGATGTCGTCGTAGGCGCCGCACATGGCGCGCGGTGAGCCGAGGAAGACGTAGGGGACGCCGCCACGGAGCCGCTCGTCCATCATCTGCTCGGCGTCCGCGCGGGCCTCCTCGGGGGTGGCGCCGTGCACGCTCTCCTTCTCGGCGGCGACCAGATCGACCACGTGCTTGCGGTAGTTGGCGCCGCTCTGCAGGATCTGGCCCGGCTCGATGGGGGGCAGCACGCGCACCGCGGACAGGTCGTGCCAGGGGCCGTCGGCGGACCGGGCGAGCTCCTCCAGGCAGGGCAGCCAGGCGTCCCAGTCGGTAAGCAGGGCGCGGGTGGAAGGCACATGGCCGGACAGGTCGCGCACGCGGGCGCCGGTGACCAGGCCGGGGAAGGGGGCGGCACCGGCGCGGAAGGTGCCGAGCGCGAACGGTCCGGCGTGGGTGAGTGGATCGGGCACGGGCGGCTCTCCTCGTACGGGTGGGGTCGCCTTCGACGCTAGGCATCCCGCACGGGTGGCG
This genomic window contains:
- the hisD gene encoding histidinol dehydrogenase encodes the protein MAEILKHAVPKAQVAASLDQVRETVAGVIADIRERGDAAVRAYSEKFDDWSPGSFRLSDEEVEKIVASVPQQVIDDIRFVQDQVRSFARHQLDSLREFEVETLPGVRLGQKHVPVQAAGAYIPGGRYPLTASAHMTIVTAKVAGVPRVVACTPPIRGEIPAATVAAMHLAGADEIWLLGGVQAVAAMAVGTDSMRPVNLIAGPGNAYVAEAKRQLFGQIGIDLFAGPTEILVLADEQADPFVCAVDLLSQAEHGPDSPAVLISTSRKVAEQTLAEVERLVPGMPTRDFAEPAWRDHGEVHVVDSVDELYALADEFAFEHVEVLTAEPRLALERMTQYGALFLGEGTCVSFGDKVIGTNHVLPTRGAARYTGGLWVGKYLKTVTYQEVTDTASQALLGRVCGRASRVELFEGHARSGDVRAARAAGDELPWNTA
- a CDS encoding VOC family protein, which gives rise to MSFQPITHLRHVDLAVPDFERQRTFFGTTWGLTEVANDSGIAFFAAEGSPEQYVVRVREDQRKRMDLVAFGAVSPAAVDELALRLGRTGVQLVHEPTDLDTPGGGYGLRFFDPDGRVVEVSADVATRAHRKVEEREAVPVRLSHCVVNSRNPEALRDFYVEHLGFRLTDTLYSTHMGDLMYFLRCSPLHHSFAIARGPHVSLHHASFEMRGVEEYMRGTGRALRAGTRLTWGPGRHLAGDNTFSYFHDPHGNTVEYTTELAVLEEDLWHPGRHDVDDPLTQDQWGTADPMSESVAKEQFNDPDVLFAAPPV
- a CDS encoding SDR family NAD(P)-dependent oxidoreductase is translated as MTLVGRTALVTGGGGPLGRAFALALTGAGARVVLVGRGERALADAAEQVAKDGGEARTAVCDVSDPSSVDTLTAELAGEDVSLLVNNAGVAGPVRPLIDIGPDEWDGVFAVNVRGVYLMCRAFLPPMIAAGRGDVVNVASVSGKRPLLNRTPYTASKMALLGLTRTLAGEVGPLGISVNSLSPGPVRGPRMDRNFRLTAELTGCTVEEAERDFASRAALGRLVEEDEVARSLLAMLAMPGLCGADIDLSAGMIAPA
- a CDS encoding fumarylacetoacetate hydrolase family protein; protein product: MPDPLTHAGPFALGTFRAGAAPFPGLVTGARVRDLSGHVPSTRALLTDWDAWLPCLEELARSADGPWHDLSAVRVLPPIEPGQILQSGANYRKHVVDLVAAEKESVHGATPEEARADAEQMMDERLRGGVPYVFLGSPRAMCGAYDDIVLPALGEQHDWELELALVIGKAGRDIPADEALGHVAAYTICNDLTTRDRLYRPDLKAIGTDWFTAKNADTFLPTGPFLVPAAFVGDPNDLRITLRHNGVVRQDESTKDMIFDIPRLIAYVSTTTTLLPGDLLLTGSPAGNGAHWGVFLAPGDVVEAEITGLGLQRNTVRSHA